The nucleotide sequence tgatgatgataatagTATGTAAGATTTAGAGGTGAGTTGAGGGTCAAATTTCATCATCGGGGTTTCAAACTATGAGTAACAACTTCCACTGTTTAGTTTCAAACTTTTAGAGGGCACTGGGCAAGGCCAAATCACTTATTTTACCCGGCTATGCTTTTTGATCTCAATGTTCCATTAATGTGATGAAGAGAATGTTTTTCCTCATTACGTGGAAAAGTCAACGATTTTACACGTCATGAAACAAAGCAATAATAATATAGATAAAGCactgaaaataatcatttttttatttcaaacacaCACACAATTATGAACAAGTTTGtaccgatttttaaaatgttcagaCTTCGTAATCAATACGAATATAAAAAATACAGCCAACGGAAAAATAGTAGATAGGTAAAATATGAACacctacatatatgtacagATACCAGAATCACTGCTCAACAGAAAATATGTTTATTACTTGTTAAAAAACAATTAACTTTGCAATgcaagaaagaaaaataatttgccattaaaatttaaaaataaaaatttggagaaataaAATTAGTCTGGCTGGAAGTATAGTATTACAGATTTTGGCAGATAGGTAACATCATCGTTCCAGCCACTTTTAGTTAAATACAGGTACTTATTACAAACAgcaaactaaaaaataaaataatgaatcaatAATTCCTAAACGTATATGAATGAATACATTAGAttatgtacagggtgttccagaataacctttcacattttggtaaccactgatctgtgttcaagtggagctaggggaatggtaaaggcggttctaggtagccaaagcatgccgaattatgtttcaatagttattttttgccctggagaagtagatggctgtacagtgtgcttttactgtgaaggccttttttaaaaataaaggttcctgtaactctttactccttactcatcagtaacgaagctcatttttatctaaatggtgaagtgaataattggaatgtgcgcttctagtgtacaaagaatcagttgataatacttgagaaacatctaaacctccgccaagttgactgtttggttgggcgtggctaaattcggtatagtgggaccatgtgtgtttaacgaaacagtaacggtgaggggtaaggcaaaatgttaaacgagtttcttgttccaaactaaaagacagacgcgatgtaatagagttacttacttccttccaacatgttggaactaccagggatgtacacatatgtttagcgcgtgagcacttcggtcatcaaataattttgttatggtcgacgtgttgaaccagaaatttaatggccaccttgatcccctgacttttcagcctgcgatttttttgatggagttattccaagtcaaaagtgtatcgagataaatctaggactctgaaacagcttctaggttcatgagtcgcaactgattggaagagaagtgttcaataatttgaaaaaatgtttggttgaatgtgtcaaaaatgaaggaaaatatctcgatggaaaaatttttaaaacttcatttttaatgaaaactcaaatatacggtctaaaaacggcatatttctggttgtaaaagaatttttgtaaacatttttctctcagagtaataaaaaaaacaaatgtgaaaggttattctggaacaccctgtacctgCCGCAAAGTTTTCAGGTACACCATATGAAAATAAAACGGTGCCTAcctaattatttcattttttaaagcaccaaataaaaattactataaatACGTATTTGTAATACATAAAGATCAATTAATCATAATCAGTcttattgttttaaaataccaGATATTTAAGCCTACCCTCTTGCATATCcctgaatttttgtttcaacacaTCGTCGTTATCAAAAAACCACGCCAACGTGGTTCCCAGATAACGATCGTCTTCCTTTTTCAACAGAGTTTTGATCACATCGAGTTCATTATACgaactttgactatatatacatggactgctatctcctattgttgttgaatgggaatcgtgaagccaaagcaatagaggtactagatcgggacatgggctctgagcatgcgcgagatttcgttgcaacgagcgtagcggttgttggaacgtaggagggtgttcgtcgctccgtggttcaccgtgattggaaggtgcgagggtgggtgggattcctgcgcgcgcatgaaaattcccgatgctcccgatctagtacctctattacttcggcttcatcggcaacaatgaagatagtagtccatgtatatatagtcaaagtaTACGAATGAATTCTTCGTAATTTGTACTCTTTTATGTCATTATACGAATCGAACTCGAAATACCAATTCAGAAAACGATTCATCgcttgaatttcaactttaaatgaACCAGCATCTCTGAAAACACATTTCGATAACACTAAAACATGATCAACATCGTcataatgagaaaaaacagCTTGTTTCAATAGTCTGTTAAATATATCATCTATAGGTAACGTCAATCTGAATTCTCGTCCTTTTTTATCGTCTTCTGCGCACCATTCCAACAAATTCCGTATCCATACATCGTCATATTTAGAGAAAATCGTAACCATCGCTGTAGCTAGATCATCAAAGGCTAGAAGACGTTTCTTCAACATACTCCGTTCTTCGTCCGAGGTTAAATAATTATCGATATAATAAAACACGCCGGTCAATCGATTATTCAGTATCAATTCCTGAAACACTTTAATAGCCGAAGGTGAAGTGACTAGATTTCGTTTAAATTCAGTAATCAAATCCGCATAGAGTAAAGCGTCAGCCATCACTGCGTTCATAGTATTTTCATCTAGATTCAAAATACCATTCTGAACGCATTGGATGATACCATCAGGCGACAAGAGTAGATTCGTTTTGAACTCGCTTACGACCGTGTGGTAAGTTGTAGGCAGGAGTTTACTCAGTATTCCATTTACAGGATTCACGTGACCTAACGAATACAACCGTAAACATTCGTTTCTAACGTACGCCGAATGAAAGACGAAATGTTCTCTGAACTGAGCCGGATTTTGGTCAAGTGGAAGAAACATGTTTAGTAAACGATCAAACGCGTGTAAATCGTCATTAGCGAGTAATTTATCGTAATACGAATTGAAAATCGGTAGGCTAAATATCTTCTCGGTTTTATACACATTAACGTTCGACAGTACGGTAAATAAAAGATTATCGtcgatgatatttttcataGAAAGTTCGAATATTTTATCGATGATTTCGCAATCGTTGAGTTCGATGAGATGATTTCTAAAATCATCGCTCGTCATTTCCCACATTTTCTGCAGAACGAAGCTGAGGTTACGATTTTGAGCACGTAACGAGTTCAACTGATCGGGTGTATTGTACAAGGTATTCGTTTCATCGTGAAACGATTTCAACAATGAGTAAAATATCTTCTCATTTTTACACACATTAACGTCCGACAGTACGCTAAATAAAAGATTATTAtcgatgatatttttcataGAAAGTTCGAACATTTTATTAATGATTTCGCAATCGTTGTATTCGATGAGATGATTTCTAAATTCATCGCTGGTGGTTTCCCACATTTCCTGCAGAACTAACCCGAGGTTACGATTTTCGGCACGTAAAGAGTTCACCTGAACGGGTGTGTAGTACAAGGTATTCGTTACATCGTGAAACGATTTCAACAAAGAGTAAAATATCGGCGAAAACTGCTCGGCGATGATCAAAGAACGCATATCGATCCACGCAACACGAAGAAGACTACACTTGTTCGATCCTAATTTCAGATAATTGATCATAATAGCTTGCGCTCTTTGCCTATACACGTGCACCCGTTCGACTTGGCTCAATTTTGTAAATACCAAGCTTTGATAATC is from Planococcus citri chromosome 1, ihPlaCitr1.1, whole genome shotgun sequence and encodes:
- the LOC135849080 gene encoding uncharacterized protein LOC135849080, whose product is MVDNFYHWQRSNTPVNPSAPTIVPKLQSIATANITVALWNHISIPEALPESIKYYGTKVKATFEWAELIKKVRDSTEKLPVPYPVSENIKECVSIVGGRIDDWVRYHVQTIFFSSANEKLLYYHVPYFAWYPDGTINYEQTARNLVPSLRLSFVEKYKLLCTYCLKDEISEMVPLMRLNNLKVVVDFESHPLIYYWNCFFTNRLHTIPVVGNVSVDSFMFQYTGVDNWPAKRYFFDRLSSQEKIRNTIQLIDTRGIDYQSLVFTKLSQVERVHVYRQRAQAIMINYLKLGSNKCSLLRVAWIDMRSLIIAEQFSPIFYSLLKSFHDVTNTLYYTPVQVNSLRAENRNLGLVLQEMWETTSDEFRNHLIEYNDCEIINKMFELSMKNIIDNNLLFSVLSDVNVCKNEKIFYSLLKSFHDETNTLYNTPDQLNSLRAQNRNLSFVLQKMWEMTSDDFRNHLIELNDCEIIDKIFELSMKNIIDDNLLFTVLSNVNVYKTEKIFSLPIFNSYYDKLLANDDLHAFDRLLNMFLPLDQNPAQFREHFVFHSAYVRNECLRLYSLGHVNPVNGILSKLLPTTYHTVVSEFKTNLLLSPDGIIQCVQNGILNLDENTMNAVMADALLYADLITEFKRNLVTSPSAIKVFQELILNNRLTGVFYYIDNYLTSDEERSMLKKRLLAFDDLATAMVTIFSKYDDVWIRNLLEWCAEDDKKGREFRLTLPIDDIFNRLLKQAVFSHYDDVDHVLVLSKCVFRDAGSFKVEIQAMNRFLNWYFEFDSYNDIKEYKLRRIHSYTLTIYTWTTIFIVADEAEVIEVLDREHREFSCARRNPTHPRTFQSR